In Afipia carboxidovorans OM5, the sequence ACCTGCCGCACCTTCGCAATGCGAATGTCCAATCCAAACTCTACTGGAAACTTATAGTTGCTGGTGGCCCTTTGATTCTAACATTCGCAAGAGTGCGAGGCGGGATGGGATGCGAATGTTAGAATTGGACCACTAGCGCGACATGCTGATTCGAAGCGACATGACACTATACCTGAACACCCAAGCTGACCTCGACCGCGCCATCGCCGGGCTCATTGTCGCCGACCCGGCGCTCGCCGCCATCGCGGAGATCGCAGGCCCCCCGGCGCTGCGCCGGCGCACGCCGGGATTTGCCGGGCTTGCCGCCATCATCTGCGGCCAGCAGCTCTCGACGCATGCCGCCGCCGCGATCTGGAAACGGGTGAGCGAGGCCTTCGATCCATTCCATCACGAGCGCGTCCGCCTAGCGCGCGCCGACCGGCTGGCGCGGCTCGGTCTCTCCGCCGCCAAGATCAAGACGCTGAAGGCGCTGGCGCGCGAGATTGCGGCGGAACGGCTCGACCTCGACGTGCTGGGACAGCAGGAGGCTGATCTCGCCCACACCGCGCTCACCGCGCTGCATGGCATCGGCCCATGGACGGCGGACATCTACCTCCTGTTCTGTCTTGGCCACGGCGACGCCTGGCCGAACGGCGACCTCGCCGTGCAGGAGGCGATGCGGATCGGGCTCGACCTAGAGGCGCGGCCGAGTGCCCGCGAGGCAGCTACGATCGCGGAACGCTGGCGGCCCTGGCGGGGCGCCGCGGCGCATCTGTGGTGGGCCTATTATCACGCGGTGAAGCGGCGCGAGGGCATCCTCCCCTCGGACGACGCCGATTCCATCGCATCGAAGCCACGCCCCCGCCCTGCGGCTGTTCCCCGGGTGACCAGAGGAGCGGCAAAGGCAGCGGCAAAGACCGCCTCGCAGCGGCCCGCGAAACCACGTACCAAAGCGCCTCCCAAGGCGCCTCTCAAGCCGCGTTCAAAGGCGGTTCACGCGGTGAAACCCGCCACGCGGACCCAGCGGAAAAAATAACGCGCGCCCTTCACAATCGTGTCGCGCTGCCTGTAGTATCCTGCCCGCAAAGCTGCTTCGCAGCCGATCAGGGGGGTCAGGAGCGTTACTTGAACGCACATGTCTCACAAGGCGGCTGGCCGGCATTGGTGCTGAACGCCGATTTCCGGCCACTGAGTTACTACCCGCTCTCACTTTGGTCATGGCAGGACGCAATCAAAGCCGTGTTCCTTGACCGC encodes:
- a CDS encoding DNA-3-methyladenine glycosylase family protein; this translates as MLIRSDMTLYLNTQADLDRAIAGLIVADPALAAIAEIAGPPALRRRTPGFAGLAAIICGQQLSTHAAAAIWKRVSEAFDPFHHERVRLARADRLARLGLSAAKIKTLKALAREIAAERLDLDVLGQQEADLAHTALTALHGIGPWTADIYLLFCLGHGDAWPNGDLAVQEAMRIGLDLEARPSAREAATIAERWRPWRGAAAHLWWAYYHAVKRREGILPSDDADSIASKPRPRPAAVPRVTRGAAKAAAKTASQRPAKPRTKAPPKAPLKPRSKAVHAVKPATRTQRKK